Proteins encoded in a region of the Elaeis guineensis isolate ETL-2024a chromosome 7, EG11, whole genome shotgun sequence genome:
- the LOC140859468 gene encoding AT-hook motif nuclear-localized protein 28-like, which produces MEFYSEEVDSRSCGGRKKQKTTAEEGGTRGGGKGGDGSSIEVVKRPRGRPPGSKNKPKPPVVITREFIDPSPAMRPHVLEIPAGHDVAAALAAFSRRRSLGICVLSAVGTVANVTLRQPPVSADGSAAAAAAVTFRGRFEILSISATFFPPSLSVAAGGGFSVSLAGPQGRVVGGMVAGPVVAAGTVVVVAAAFGEPSFHRLPVEDQAGSASGSLSGGGGGGDEAAAQAHQDEDDYNDHDEEAQHHYHHQYYDHDHNHGSSDGVPIYGTGRFPPHMWNPTSRSPHSPPPPY; this is translated from the coding sequence ATGGAGTTCTACTCCGAGGAAGTGGATAGTAGGAGCTGTGGAGGGCGCAAGAAACAAAAGACGACGGCCGAAGAGGGAGGGACTAGAGGAGGAGGGAAAGGAGGGGATGGTTCGAGTATCGAGGTCGTCAAGCGGCCGAGAGGCCGGCCGCCGGGGTCCAAGAACAAGCCCAAGCCCCCTGTCGTCATCACCCGCGAGTTCATCGATCCCTCGCCTGCCATGCGGCCCCACGTCCTCGAGATCCCCGCCGGCCACGACGTTGCTGCCGCCCTCGCCGCCTTCTCCCGCCGCCGCTCCCTCGGCATCTGCGTCCTCTCGGCCGTCGGGACTGTCGCCAACGTCACCCTCCGCCAGCCACCCGTATCGGCGGACGgatccgccgccgccgccgccgccgtgaCGTTTCGCGGCCGCTTCGAGATACTCTCCATCTCCGCTACCTTCTTCCCGCCGTCCCTCTCCGTCGCCGCAGGCGGCGGGTTCTCGGTGTCGCTGGCGGGTCCGCAGGGGAGGGTGGTTGGGGGGATGGTAGCTGGGCCGGTGGTGGCGGCGGGGACTGTTGTGGTGGTGGCGGCGGCGTTCGGAGAGCCCAGCTTCCACCGGCTGCCGGTGGAGGATCAGGCGGGTTCAGCCTCCGGCTCGCTctccggcggcggcggaggtGGCGATGAGGCTGCCGCCCAGGCTCATCAAGATGAGGATGACTACAATGATCATGATGAAGAAgcacagcatcactatcatcaccAGTATTATGATCACGATCACAATCATGGATCGTCCGATGGTGTACCGATCTATGGTACTGGTCGCTTCCCTCCCCATATGTGGAATCCCACCTCCCGTTCCCCACATTCACCACCACCACCCTATTGA